In Synechococcus sp. A18-25c, a single window of DNA contains:
- a CDS encoding cofactor assembly of complex C subunit B: MPSPQTSTLLLTVLLGIGLVFFLRAASKDRTTIVEVHSPRPPVEVLEGLDAWLKERGWSQQGGDAERCVLEYRGQVDSSLPLAVLLSLLGTVGASSLGLVVRQVNPALSWWPLLLAALGPLAGLIYTRRSKRTEEIQIRLIEPAPHDGSTLRLRAHRDELIALELALAESLELASDGALLSSPI, from the coding sequence ATGCCATCGCCTCAGACATCCACGCTGCTGCTCACCGTGCTTTTGGGCATCGGACTCGTCTTTTTCCTGAGAGCAGCCAGCAAAGACCGCACCACCATCGTGGAGGTGCACTCCCCTCGTCCACCCGTTGAGGTGCTCGAGGGGTTGGATGCATGGCTCAAGGAGCGTGGCTGGAGCCAGCAGGGCGGCGATGCTGAACGCTGCGTCCTGGAATACAGGGGCCAGGTGGACAGCAGCCTCCCTCTGGCGGTGCTGCTTTCACTGCTGGGAACCGTGGGCGCAAGCAGCCTCGGCCTGGTCGTCCGCCAAGTGAATCCCGCACTGAGCTGGTGGCCCCTGCTTCTTGCTGCACTCGGACCGCTGGCGGGCTTGATTTACACCCGCCGATCAAAGCGCACCGAAGAAATTCAGATCCGGCTGATTGAGCCCGCACCCCACGACGGCAGCACCCTGCGTCTTCGCGCCCATCGCGATGAGCTGATTGCCCTTGAGTTGGCCCTGGCCGAATCGCTGGAACTAGCCAGCGACGGGGCACTGCTCTCCTCGCCGATCTGA